The genomic interval GACCTGGTCGCCAGGCGCAAGGCGTACAAGGTGTGGGCGGAGGCCAGCTTCGGCTTCCTGGGCCGTACGCCCGACTACATGGCGGGCGGTGCGGCGGGCTTCGCCGCCCTGCCGCAGACGTTCACCACCGACAGCTTCGACGGCGCCCCGAACGCCCTCGCCTACCACCGGCGGCTCGCCGAGGGCGACCTGTACCCGACGTTCACCATCACCAACCCGCAGATCGACCGGACCAAGTCCGCCTCCGAGCAGGAGGAGGACGACCTGGTGGTCCGCGTCGTCGCGGAGCGGGACGGCGGGATCGTCGTACGCGGCGCCAAGATGATCGGCACCGGCGCCGTCTTCGGCAACGAGGTCATCGTCGGCACCATCGAGCCGCTCGCCCCGCAGGACATCGAGCACGCCGTGTGTTTCTCCGTGCCGATCGACACCCCGGGCCTGAAGTTCCTGTCGCGCACGTCGTACGAGGCGCAGGCGCGCAGCGTCTTCGACAACCCGCTGTCCTCCCGCTTCGACGAGAACGACGCCCTGCTGGTCTGCGAGGACGTCTTCGTACCGTGGGAGAACGTCCTCGCGTACCGCAATGTCGACGCGAGCTTCGCGATGTGGTGGCAGACCCCGGCGTACGTCAACTTCGTCCACCAGGCCGCGACCCGCTTCTGGACCAAGCTGGAATTCCTCACCGGCGTCGCGATCCTGATGACCAAAGCGAACAACACCTACAAGCTGCCGCCCGTCACCCAGGCGATCGGCCGGCTGATGGGCAAGGTCGCCCAGGCCAAGGCGTTCGTACTCGCCGCTGAGGCGTCGTACGAGAACGTCGAGGGCGGGCGCGGTGTGAAGCCCGGCAAGGAGATCTCCTTCGCGCAGCGCATCATGGCCGGCGAGCTCTACCCGCAGGCCGTGCAGGAGATCAAGATGCTCGCGGGCGGCGGCGTGATCCAGCTGCCCGCCTCCGCCGAGGACCTGCTGCACCCGGAGATCGGGCCGCTCGTCAGGAAGTACATCCGCTCGCCAGGACACCCCGCCGAGGACCGGATCAAGCTGCTCAAGCTGGCCTGGGACGCGCTCGGTTCGGAGTTCGCCGGACGCCACGAGCAGTACGAGCGCTTCTACCACGGCGCCCCGCACATCTACCTGATGCAGCAGGCGTGGGAGGGCGACACCGGCGCGTGCGAGTCCCTCGCGCAGGCCTGTCTCGACGGCTACACGCTGGGCGGCGGGACGTCCGGGGAGCGCTCGGCGCTGTGAAGGGCTCTCCGAAGGCCGCGCTCGCGCTGCTCGCCTCCACCCAGCTGCTGCTGATCATGGACACCGCGATCATCAACGTCGCGCTGCCGTCGATCGGCGAGGACCTCGGCTCGGGCTCGGCGGGACTGTCCTGGGTGGCCAACGCCTATCTCATTACCTTCGGCGGGCTGTTGCTGCTCGGCGGGCGCACCGCCGATCTCCTCGGCCACCGGCGGCTGTTCATCGCCGGTCTGGGCCTGCTCGCCGCGGCATCCGCCGTCGGCGGGCTCGCCCAGTCGTCGGGTGCGCTGATCGCCGCCCGCGCCGTCCAGGGCGTGGGCGCGGCGCTCGCCGCGGCGGCCGCGTTCGCGCTGCTGCTCATCCTCTTCCCGGACGGGCCCGGCCGGCACAAGGCGCTCGGCGCCTTCGCCGCGATGGGCGGACTCGGCGGCGTACTCGGCACCGTCATGGGCGGGGTCCTCACCGACCTGCTCGGCTGGCGCTCCACGTTCTGGCTCAATGTGCTCGTCGGGCTGCTGCTCGGCGTACTCGCCCTGCGCCTCCTTGACGGCGGTACACGCTCTGCCGAGGGCGGCTTCGATCTCGGCGGTGCGCTCACCGCCACCGGCGGGCTCGGCCTCATCGCGTACGCCCTCGTCGGGGCGGGCGAGGCGGGGTGGACCAGTGCGCGCACCCTCGCCGCGGGCGGCGCGGGACTGGCGCTGCTGGTCGCCTTCGCCGTACTCGAAGGGAAGATCGCCCGCCCGCTGGTGCCGCCCGCCGTGCTGCGCAGGCCCGCGCTGCGGCTCGCCAATCTACTGAGCGCGCTCGCCCAGATGGCGCTCTTCCCGATGTTCTTCCTGGTCAGCCTGTATCTCCAGAGCGTCCTCGGCTACTCGCCGCTGATCGGCGGGCTCGGGCTGCTGCCGCTGTCGCTGGTCGTCGTCGTCACCGCGCCGCAGAGCGGGCGCATCATCGCCAGGATCGGACTGCGGTCCACGATGACGCTCGGCTTCGGGCTGCTCTTCGCCGGGACGCTCTGGCTGGCCCTCGCGCTCGCCGCCGAAGGCACCTTCTTCACCACCGTCCTCGCCCCGAGCCTGCTGCTCGGCGTCGCCCTGCCGCTGGTCATGGTCACCACCAATGTGGCCGCCACGGCCGAAGCGGCGCCCGAGGAGACGGGGCTCGCCTCAGGACTCATCAACACCAGCCAGCAGTTCGGCTCGGTGCTCGGCCTCGCCGTCCTCGTCGCCGTTGCCACCGCCGTCACCGACGCCTCCGGAAGCGCCGCCGCCACGGCCGACACCGCGGGCTTCAGGGCCGCTCTGCTCGTCGGCGCCGCCTTCGCAGGGGCTGCCGCCCTGCTCTGTGTCCGGCTGCGCCTCCCGGCCCCCGCGGTACTCCCCGCGGAACCGGCGCGAGTGGGGGACGCCGTGAAGTGAGACAGGGGCGGACGGCACAGCGCCTCCGCTACCTGTGCTCCGCTGCGGTGGAGCGGCCCGGCGTACGGGACGACCTGGCTGGTCCAGCCACGCGCACCACCGCATTGCATCCACCGAACCCATTGTCCGAGGGGGACTTCGCCATGACCATGCACCTGAGGAACGCGACCGGCCATGCCGTGGCCGGCCTTGCGTCAGCCGGCCTCGCATCGCCGGGTCTCGCATCGCCCGGCCTCGATGCGCGCAACGAACCGCGCTACCGGATATCCGAGATACGCGAGGCGGACCCGCTGGCCGCCGATCCGCTGCTCGCCGTACTGCCCGCGATGAACCGCGACGCCGACGTGGCCGCGCTCACCGTCGCCCTGCGCACCCTCCTGCCGACCTCGGGGACCGTCGCCCAGTGGAGCGTCGTCGAGTCGCTCGCCGCGATGCGCGACCTCGGCATGATCCTCGGCTCGATCAAACGGCACGGCACCGAACCGCTGGCCGTGGTCCCCGAAGCCGTGACCGTCCTTGAGGCGCTGGGGCGGCGTACCGACATGGTGCCGCGCGACACCGTGCACCACTACACGACGTGGAACCCCATCGGCGCACGCCAGCGGATGTACACCGGCGAGGAGATGGAGGGCAACCTCCAGGACGCCGTCCGCATGGTCTTCCCGAGCCTCGCCGCCTCGCTGGACACGTGCGCTGCGCTGGCCCGGCTGGAGCCGCACGAACCGGGCTTCTCGCTCGCCCTCGACCGCACCGCCAAGCACGTCCAGGCGATGGTCGACTCCATCGACTTCACCGTCGCCAATGTCTCGCCGGTCTTCTTCGCACAGGTCCTGCGCCCGTACTTCGAGGAGATCGACGTCGCGGGCCGCGACTATCTCGGCCCGGCAGCCGCCCAGGTCCCGCTGTGGCTGATCGACCTGACGCTGTGGCAGTGCGACCACAGCAGCCCGCAGTACGACGAGTTCCTGGCCGAATCCGTGCAGTACAGCCTGCCGTCGTGGCGCGACTTCCACGCCACGCACAAGGGCGGCACCTCCGCCGTCTCCAAGCTGTCCGCCGCCATCAGCTGGGAGACCGTGGACCGGCTCCCTTCCGAACTGGCCGCGTCCGCCGTCTCCCTGGCCCGGGTCCTGCGCATCCTCAAGACGTTCCGCGCCCGCCACATCGGCATCGCCCGCAAGGCGTACAGCGAGGAGGTGCGGCTGTACGAGGTGGGCAGCGGCGGCGCCCCCATCGAACTCCTGCGCTCCGTACTCGACCTGACCCGGGACAACGAGACCCTGGTGCGCCGCGCCACCGAACGGCCGCGCACTCCGGCCGCCTGATCAGGCGAAGGGCTTCCCCCATGACGCACATTCTGATCGCCGGAGGCGGCATCGCGGGGCTCACCGCCGCCCTGAGCCTGCACGCGGCCGGCTTCGACCGGATCACCGTGGTCGAGGCGGCGCGCGAGATCCAGCCGGTCGGCGCCGGGCTGAACATCATGCCCAACGCCGTACGCGAACTCGACGCGCTCGGGCTCCTCGACGACCTCGAAGCGCAGTCCGTACGCACCCGTGAACTGCGCTACTACCACTGCACAGGCAGCCTGATATCCCGCGAGCCGCGCGGCCTCGGCGCCGGCTACGACTGGCCCCAGCTCTCGATCCACCGCGGCAACCTGCAACTGGCGCTGGCCGATGCCGTACGGGAGCGGATCGGCGCCGCCGCCATCGTCGGCGGCGTACGCCTGTCGGGCCTGTCCATGCTGGCGGACGGCCGAGCCCGCGTACACCTGGAGCACCGTGACCGCGGCACCTGCGGCCGCGCCGCCCTGGAACCCGACGTGCTGATCGGCGCCGACGGCATCCGCTCCACAGTCCGCCGCGCGCTCAATCCGGACGAGGGCGAGCCGCCGTGGAACGGCATGCTGGTGTGGCGCGGCACGTCCCGGATGCCCGAGGACCGGGCCGGCACGTTCATGTTCATCGCGGGCTCCGACCGGCAGAAGGCCGTGGTGTACCCGATGACGGAACCGGACCCGGAGACCGGCGAAGTGCTGGTCAACTGGGCCCTGGCGATGCCCGCCGACTCCATCGACGACGCCTCGCGCGGCGACTGGAACAGGCCGGTGCCGGTCACCAAGTTCCTCCACCACTACGACGGCTGGGAGTTCGACGGCGTCAGCGTCCCCGAGGTCCTGCTGGCCGCCGACGGTGCGTTCGAATACCCGATGGTCGACACCGAACCGCTGGAGCGCTGGACCCACGGCCGTACGACGCTGATCGGCGACGCCGCCCACGCGATGTACCCGATCGGCTCCAACGGGGCCACCCAGTCCATCGTCGACGCCCGCGCGCTCGCCCACGCCATGGCGACGCACGCGGACCCGGCCGAGGCGCTTGCCGTGTACGAGGCGGGGCGCAGGCCCCCGATGACCGAACTGCAATGCTCCAACCGGCAGTTGGGGCCGGAGGTCGTCATCAATCTGGCGCACGAACGGGCACCCGGAGGATTCGCCGACATCGACGAGGTGATCCCGGCCGACGAGCTGGCGGCCATCGCCGGGAAGTACGCCGCGACCGGGGCTTTCGACCCCGGGACGGTGAATCTGGGCTCGCCGTACGACGTACTGCCGCACGCGGTGCGCTGATCACACATGAGGCGCTCGCGGGGCAGGTCTGCCACCGCGAGCGCCCGCTGTGCGCCGTGGTTGCGAGGGCGGGGTGGCACTACCGTCGGAGGGAAGGCCGGAAGCACACCGTCGTGCGTCCGACCCGATTCGTTTGTCCCCTGCGAAGGTGGAACACGTGAAGGCCATTCGTCGATTCACCGTGCGCCCCGTTCTTCCCGAATCCCTCCAACCGCTCAGTGACCTGGCCCGCAATCTGCGGTGGTCCTGGCATACCGAGACCCGTGAACTGTTCCAGAGCGTCGACCCCGACGGCTGGGCGGCCGCGGGAGGTGATCCCGTACGGCTGCTCGGGGCCGTACCTGCCGGGCGGCTGGCCGAGCTGGCCGCAGACCGGCGCTTTCTGCGCAGACTGACCGCAGCGGCCGACGACCTGGACGACTACCTCCGCGGCCGCCGGTGGTACCAGTCGCAGTCGCCCGACACCCGATTGCCCGCCGCCGTCGCCTACTTCTCACCCGAATTCGGAGTCACCGCCGCCCTCCCGCAGTACTCGGGCGGCCTCGGCATTCTCGCCGGGGACCACCTCAAGGCCGCCAGCGACCTGGGCGTACCGCTCATCGGGGTCGGCCTGCTCTACCGGCACGGATACTTCAGGCAGAGCCTGTCCAGGGACGGCTGGCAGCAGGAGCACTATCCCGTACTCGACCCGAACGAACTTCCGGTCTCCCTGCTGCGGGAGGCCGACGGCACCCCCAGCCAGGTCGCACTGGCGCTGCCCGGCGGGCGGTCGCTGCGCGCGCACATCTGGCAGGCGCAGGTCGGACGCGTACCGCTGCTGATGCTCGACTCGGACGTCGAGGAGAACGCGGTCGGGGAGCGCGATGTCACCGACCGGCTCTACGGCGGGGGCAGCGAACACCGGCTGTTGCAGGAGATGCTGCTGGGAATAGGGGGTGTACGGGCCGTGCGGGCGTACTGCCGGCTGACCGGCCATCCCGCGCCCGAGGTCTTCCACACCAACGAGGGGCACGCCGGCTTCCTCGGCCTGGAGCGGATCAACGAACTGGCCGCCCAGGGACTGGAATTCGAGCCCGCTCTGGAGACGGTGAGGGCCGGAACCGTCTTCACGACGCACACGCCCGTACCGGCGGGAATCGACCGCTTCGACCGCGAGCTCGTCGCGCACCACTTCGGCGACGACGGCGAGCTGCCCGGCGTCGACGTCGGGCGCATTCTCCAGCTCGGCATGGAGACGTACCCGGGCGGCGAGCCGAATCTCTTCAACATGGCCGTGATGGGACTGCGGCTCGCCCAGCGCGCCAACGGCGTCTCCACCCTGCACGGCGCGGTCAGCCGCGACATGTTCTCGGGCCTGTGGCCGGGATTCGACCCCGAAGAGGTGCCGATCACCTCGATCACGAACGGCGTGCACGCACCGACCTGGGTCGCGCCGGAGGTCTTCCGGCTCGGCGCACGCCAGATCGGCGCCACCCGCACCGAGGACGCCCTGTCGGTCGGCGGATCCCGGCGCTGGGACACCGTCGCCGACATCGCGGACGCCGAGATCTGGGACCTGCGGCGCACCCTGCGCGAACAGCTGGTCCTGGAGGTACGGGAGCGGCTGTACGCATCGTGGCGGCAGCGCGGCGCCGCGGACGCGGAACTCGGCTGGATCTCCGGCGTACTGGACCCGGACGTCCTGACCATCGGCTTTGCGCGGCGCGTCCCCTCGTACAAGCGGCTCACCCTGATGCTGCGCGACCGCGACCGGCTGATGGAGTTGCTGCTGCACCCGACCCGGCCCATCCAGATCGTGGTGGCGGGCAAGGCCCATCCCGCGGACGACGGCGGCAAGCGGCTGGTGCAGGAGCTGGTGCGGTTCGCGGACGACCCGCGGGTGCGGCACCGCATCGTCTTCCTCCCGGACTACGGGATGGGGATGGCGCAGAAGCTCTACCCCGGCTGCGATGTGTGGCTGAACAATCCGCTGAGGCCGCTTGAGGCGTGCGGGACGAGCGGGATGAAATCCGCACTGAACGGTGGCCTGAATCTGTCCGTCCTCGACGGCTGGTGGGACGAGTGGTTCGAGCCGGACTTCGGCTGGGCCATCCCGACCGCCGACGGCGTGGGAGGGGGAGCCGGCCCGGCGGGCCCGGTGGGCCCGGCCAATGCGGCCATGGGTCCGGGCACGGGTCCCGGCCAGGTGCAGGACGAGGACCGGCGCGACGACCTGGAGGCCAACGCGCTGTACGAGCTGATCGAGCAGCGGGTCGCACCGCGCTTCTACGACCGGGGAGGGGACGGGCTGCCCGAGCGCTGGATCGAAATGGTCCGCCGCACCCTCGCCACCCTGGGGCCGAAGGTGCTGGCGGGGCGCATGGTGCGGGAGTACGTCGAGCGGCTGTACGCCCCGGCCGCCGAGGCGCACCGTTCCCTCGGACCCGACACCGCGAGGGAGCTGGCGGCCTGGAAGGCCCGGGTACGCGCTGCCTGGCCACGGGTCACGGTCGACCATGTCGAGGCGACGGCGGCCACCGCCGTCAACGGCACCGCGGAACTGGGCTCGACGCTCGGACTGCGGGTGCGGGTGGCGCTGGGGCCGCTGCAGCCGGAGGACGTGGAGGTGCAGGCGGTCGCGGGGAGGGTCGACCCGGACGATGCGATCGGCGACGCGCAGCCGTTTCCGCTGAAGCCCGCGAGCGGGCCAGACCTGGACGGCCGCTGGGTGTACGAGGGCCCGCTGGCCCTCGACCGCACAGGTCCCTACGGGTACACGGTGCGGATCCTCCCGGCGCACCCGCTGCTGGCGCACAACGCGGATCTGGGGCTGGTGGCGCTGCCCACCGGGGCGACGGGGGAGGGTGCGGGCGTACTGATGCGCTGACGCTGTGAGTTGGCGTGAGGTGGTCCGAGGGGCCCGGCACCTGCGAAGGGTGCCGGGCCTCTTCGTTTACGTCGTCACGTCGTCACGTCGTCACGTCGTCACGTCGTCACGTCGTTACTTCGTTCACTGAGCACCCATTCTTGTCGCCTGCGAAAAGCTGACGCACGCGGGCAACCCGGCTCAGCGGTTCTCCTCGTTGTCGACGTCTTCGGCGATCGACTTGGAGGAGAGGACGCCGTCCGTGAAGCACAGCCGGTAGACGGGTGTCGCGTCGTAACGGGCGACACGGAAGTACTCGCAGTCGTCGGCCCCGGCCGGTTCGGGGCCGACGCCGTCGGGTGCGCCGTCCAGGGAGCGGCGCGGCAGGCGCGTCATGACGTCGGTACGGGTGTCGCCGACGCGGATGCGGTCGTAGTCGTCCCGGTCCAGGACCGCGCGGGACTGGCTGTAGAGGGCGAAGAGGCCCATCAGTATCCCGAGGGCGACGACCGCTG from Streptomyces spiramyceticus carries:
- a CDS encoding MFS transporter; translation: MKGSPKAALALLASTQLLLIMDTAIINVALPSIGEDLGSGSAGLSWVANAYLITFGGLLLLGGRTADLLGHRRLFIAGLGLLAAASAVGGLAQSSGALIAARAVQGVGAALAAAAAFALLLILFPDGPGRHKALGAFAAMGGLGGVLGTVMGGVLTDLLGWRSTFWLNVLVGLLLGVLALRLLDGGTRSAEGGFDLGGALTATGGLGLIAYALVGAGEAGWTSARTLAAGGAGLALLVAFAVLEGKIARPLVPPAVLRRPALRLANLLSALAQMALFPMFFLVSLYLQSVLGYSPLIGGLGLLPLSLVVVVTAPQSGRIIARIGLRSTMTLGFGLLFAGTLWLALALAAEGTFFTTVLAPSLLLGVALPLVMVTTNVAATAEAAPEETGLASGLINTSQQFGSVLGLAVLVAVATAVTDASGSAAATADTAGFRAALLVGAAFAGAAALLCVRLRLPAPAVLPAEPARVGDAVK
- a CDS encoding 4-hydroxyphenylacetate 3-hydroxylase family protein; its protein translation is MVTRSGQDYLESLRDGREVWLDGERIKDVTQHPAFRNTAASIARLYDLAHDSEHTPVLTSQGVHRAFAVPESYEDLVARRKAYKVWAEASFGFLGRTPDYMAGGAAGFAALPQTFTTDSFDGAPNALAYHRRLAEGDLYPTFTITNPQIDRTKSASEQEEDDLVVRVVAERDGGIVVRGAKMIGTGAVFGNEVIVGTIEPLAPQDIEHAVCFSVPIDTPGLKFLSRTSYEAQARSVFDNPLSSRFDENDALLVCEDVFVPWENVLAYRNVDASFAMWWQTPAYVNFVHQAATRFWTKLEFLTGVAILMTKANNTYKLPPVTQAIGRLMGKVAQAKAFVLAAEASYENVEGGRGVKPGKEISFAQRIMAGELYPQAVQEIKMLAGGGVIQLPASAEDLLHPEIGPLVRKYIRSPGHPAEDRIKLLKLAWDALGSEFAGRHEQYERFYHGAPHIYLMQQAWEGDTGACESLAQACLDGYTLGGGTSGERSAL
- a CDS encoding monodechloroaminopyrrolnitrin synthase PrnB family protein — its product is MTMHLRNATGHAVAGLASAGLASPGLASPGLDARNEPRYRISEIREADPLAADPLLAVLPAMNRDADVAALTVALRTLLPTSGTVAQWSVVESLAAMRDLGMILGSIKRHGTEPLAVVPEAVTVLEALGRRTDMVPRDTVHHYTTWNPIGARQRMYTGEEMEGNLQDAVRMVFPSLAASLDTCAALARLEPHEPGFSLALDRTAKHVQAMVDSIDFTVANVSPVFFAQVLRPYFEEIDVAGRDYLGPAAAQVPLWLIDLTLWQCDHSSPQYDEFLAESVQYSLPSWRDFHATHKGGTSAVSKLSAAISWETVDRLPSELAASAVSLARVLRILKTFRARHIGIARKAYSEEVRLYEVGSGGAPIELLRSVLDLTRDNETLVRRATERPRTPAA
- a CDS encoding flavin-dependent oxidoreductase; translation: MTHILIAGGGIAGLTAALSLHAAGFDRITVVEAAREIQPVGAGLNIMPNAVRELDALGLLDDLEAQSVRTRELRYYHCTGSLISREPRGLGAGYDWPQLSIHRGNLQLALADAVRERIGAAAIVGGVRLSGLSMLADGRARVHLEHRDRGTCGRAALEPDVLIGADGIRSTVRRALNPDEGEPPWNGMLVWRGTSRMPEDRAGTFMFIAGSDRQKAVVYPMTEPDPETGEVLVNWALAMPADSIDDASRGDWNRPVPVTKFLHHYDGWEFDGVSVPEVLLAADGAFEYPMVDTEPLERWTHGRTTLIGDAAHAMYPIGSNGATQSIVDARALAHAMATHADPAEALAVYEAGRRPPMTELQCSNRQLGPEVVINLAHERAPGGFADIDEVIPADELAAIAGKYAATGAFDPGTVNLGSPYDVLPHAVR
- the glgP gene encoding alpha-glucan family phosphorylase, with protein sequence MKAIRRFTVRPVLPESLQPLSDLARNLRWSWHTETRELFQSVDPDGWAAAGGDPVRLLGAVPAGRLAELAADRRFLRRLTAAADDLDDYLRGRRWYQSQSPDTRLPAAVAYFSPEFGVTAALPQYSGGLGILAGDHLKAASDLGVPLIGVGLLYRHGYFRQSLSRDGWQQEHYPVLDPNELPVSLLREADGTPSQVALALPGGRSLRAHIWQAQVGRVPLLMLDSDVEENAVGERDVTDRLYGGGSEHRLLQEMLLGIGGVRAVRAYCRLTGHPAPEVFHTNEGHAGFLGLERINELAAQGLEFEPALETVRAGTVFTTHTPVPAGIDRFDRELVAHHFGDDGELPGVDVGRILQLGMETYPGGEPNLFNMAVMGLRLAQRANGVSTLHGAVSRDMFSGLWPGFDPEEVPITSITNGVHAPTWVAPEVFRLGARQIGATRTEDALSVGGSRRWDTVADIADAEIWDLRRTLREQLVLEVRERLYASWRQRGAADAELGWISGVLDPDVLTIGFARRVPSYKRLTLMLRDRDRLMELLLHPTRPIQIVVAGKAHPADDGGKRLVQELVRFADDPRVRHRIVFLPDYGMGMAQKLYPGCDVWLNNPLRPLEACGTSGMKSALNGGLNLSVLDGWWDEWFEPDFGWAIPTADGVGGGAGPAGPVGPANAAMGPGTGPGQVQDEDRRDDLEANALYELIEQRVAPRFYDRGGDGLPERWIEMVRRTLATLGPKVLAGRMVREYVERLYAPAAEAHRSLGPDTARELAAWKARVRAAWPRVTVDHVEATAATAVNGTAELGSTLGLRVRVALGPLQPEDVEVQAVAGRVDPDDAIGDAQPFPLKPASGPDLDGRWVYEGPLALDRTGPYGYTVRILPAHPLLAHNADLGLVALPTGATGEGAGVLMR